Proteins from a genomic interval of Methanobacteriaceae archaeon:
- a CDS encoding bifunctional N(6)-L-threonylcarbamoyladenine synthase/serine/threonine protein kinase gives MSNFICLGIEGTAEKTGVGLVDKEGQILASVGKPLIPESGGIHPREAAEHHTQWIPILIKKALEDSNLDLEDINLIAFSRGPGLGPALRTVATAARTLALSLKIPIVGVNHCLGHVEIGRLTTGAKDPVSLYASGGNTQVIAFEGGRYRVFGETLDIAVGNMLDQFSREVDLGHPGGPVVEKLARKSRNYLKLPYAVKGMDLSFSGLLTASQRKYEKRVSMEDLCYSLQETAFSMMVEVTERALAHTQKKEVMLCGGVAANTRLRDMLSRMAEEHYAGFFMPPVEYCGDNGAMIAWMGQKVYAESGGHPIGKTTVIQRYRTDQVDVPWMKSTEHFLKLPDELRAKGAEANIYDGQWLGEDVVVKKRVPKGYRISEIDQRLRISRTKKEARLLSQAKRYGVRTPVLWDIDLENASLVMEKINGPQIKDVLSKVSEKSRENICKKLGENIARLHEGGIIHGDLTTSNLILKDDEIFFIDFGLGKSSDLAEDKGVDLLVLKKALQSIHYQIAEVCFQCILEGYEEFSGNDKIRGKISEIHARGRYI, from the coding sequence ATGTCAAATTTTATTTGTTTAGGAATCGAGGGTACAGCTGAAAAAACTGGAGTAGGTTTAGTTGATAAAGAAGGTCAAATTTTAGCCTCTGTTGGTAAACCCCTAATTCCAGAATCAGGAGGAATCCATCCTCGAGAAGCAGCAGAACATCACACCCAATGGATACCAATTCTAATTAAAAAAGCACTGGAAGATTCAAATCTAGATTTAGAAGATATAAATCTAATTGCTTTTTCTCGTGGCCCAGGATTAGGTCCTGCGCTGCGTACTGTAGCCACCGCTGCTAGAACTTTAGCATTATCTCTCAAAATACCAATTGTAGGAGTAAACCACTGCTTGGGACACGTAGAAATTGGCCGGCTAACTACTGGGGCAAAAGATCCGGTTTCATTATATGCTAGTGGTGGTAACACTCAAGTCATTGCCTTTGAGGGAGGTCGTTACCGAGTATTTGGAGAAACCCTGGACATTGCCGTGGGAAATATGCTGGACCAATTCAGCAGAGAAGTAGATTTAGGCCATCCCGGAGGTCCTGTTGTAGAAAAACTGGCCCGAAAATCTCGAAATTATTTAAAACTCCCGTATGCCGTTAAAGGAATGGATCTTTCATTTTCAGGTCTTTTAACAGCTTCTCAAAGGAAGTATGAAAAGAGAGTTTCCATGGAAGATCTGTGTTACAGTTTGCAAGAAACTGCTTTTTCCATGATGGTGGAAGTAACTGAAAGAGCATTAGCTCATACCCAGAAAAAAGAGGTTATGTTGTGTGGGGGAGTGGCAGCCAATACCCGTTTAAGAGATATGCTGTCACGAATGGCCGAAGAACATTATGCTGGGTTTTTTATGCCTCCAGTAGAATATTGTGGGGATAATGGGGCCATGATTGCCTGGATGGGTCAAAAGGTTTACGCAGAAAGTGGTGGTCATCCTATAGGAAAAACCACCGTCATTCAGCGCTATCGGACAGATCAAGTGGATGTACCTTGGATGAAGAGTACCGAACACTTTTTAAAACTTCCTGATGAATTAAGGGCCAAAGGGGCGGAGGCCAATATTTACGATGGCCAGTGGTTAGGGGAAGACGTAGTTGTAAAGAAAAGAGTTCCTAAAGGTTACCGCATAAGCGAAATAGACCAGCGCCTTCGAATATCCAGAACCAAAAAAGAAGCCCGTTTGCTGTCCCAGGCCAAGCGTTATGGTGTGAGAACCCCAGTCCTTTGGGACATAGATCTAGAAAATGCTTCACTGGTAATGGAAAAAATTAATGGGCCTCAAATTAAAGACGTTTTAAGTAAGGTAAGTGAAAAATCTCGGGAAAATATATGTAAAAAATTGGGAGAAAACATAGCACGACTTCACGAAGGTGGGATAATTCATGGAGATTTAACCACATCAAATCTTATTTTAAAAGATGATGAAATTTTTTTCATAGATTTTGGCCTTGGAAAATCATCAGACCTAGCAGAAGACAAAGGTGTAGATCTTTTAGTTCTTAAAAAGGCCCTGCAGAGCATACACTACCAGATTGCAGAGGTATGTTTCCAGTGTATCTTGGAGGGCTATGAAGAATTTTCAGGAAATGATAAAATTAGGGGTAAAATAAGTGAAATACATGCCCGGGG
- a CDS encoding TIGR00303 family protein — protein MCDGLNIYGSTEFLGKVVEKKSLFVCTIATTATSKIPGITGAGVSPELTEYTPAADVELIIHDKPLCLDEIPQTIVEGGAAPTPAVITKAALQIADIPFLVADAGSAIKPSVPYVKLGDSAGEDIRTGKAVENPQKIFENGKILGKTLSKLTEHLIIGESTPAGTTTALGVLTALGYDASFKVSGSMSENPHDLKKDVVREGMASAGIPWGESVSDPFKAVEAVGDPMIPAVAGLAMGSEVPVTLAGGTQMTAVCALIKALEPDFDFSNLCIATTVFVVEDETSNIHHIIEQIGEVSLYAADPFFHESHNEGLRRYLSGSVKEGVGAGGAIMAALLQGVDIQDIRKETEELCQKIF, from the coding sequence ATGTGTGATGGTTTGAATATTTATGGTTCAACAGAATTTTTAGGTAAGGTAGTGGAGAAGAAATCTCTATTTGTTTGCACGATAGCTACCACGGCCACTTCAAAAATCCCTGGAATTACTGGGGCGGGTGTCAGCCCGGAATTAACGGAATATACTCCGGCAGCAGATGTAGAATTAATTATCCATGATAAACCTTTATGTCTGGATGAAATTCCTCAGACGATTGTAGAAGGGGGTGCCGCCCCCACACCAGCAGTTATTACCAAGGCAGCACTCCAAATAGCAGATATACCATTTTTAGTGGCCGATGCTGGTTCAGCAATAAAACCGTCGGTTCCTTATGTAAAACTGGGTGATTCAGCTGGAGAAGATATACGTACCGGAAAGGCTGTAGAAAACCCTCAAAAAATATTTGAAAATGGGAAAATTCTAGGAAAAACACTTTCAAAGCTCACGGAGCACTTAATAATTGGTGAAAGCACTCCTGCTGGAACAACCACGGCTTTGGGAGTTTTGACTGCCCTGGGATATGATGCTAGCTTTAAAGTTAGCGGGAGCATGAGTGAAAACCCTCATGATTTGAAAAAAGATGTAGTTAGGGAAGGAATGGCCTCGGCAGGAATTCCTTGGGGTGAATCAGTTTCAGATCCATTCAAGGCAGTGGAAGCCGTAGGAGACCCTATGATTCCTGCAGTAGCAGGATTAGCAATGGGGAGTGAAGTACCAGTTACTTTGGCTGGAGGAACCCAGATGACTGCCGTATGTGCTTTAATTAAGGCTTTGGAGCCTGATTTTGATTTTTCTAATTTATGCATTGCCACTACAGTTTTCGTAGTCGAAGATGAGACTTCTAATATCCATCACATCATAGAACAAATTGGAGAAGTTTCCTTGTATGCTGCTGATCCATTTTTCCATGAATCTCATAATGAAGGCCTTCGAAGATACTTATCTGGGTCTGTTAAGGAAGGGGTAGGTGCTGGTGGAGCTATAATGGCAGCACTTCTGCAAGGTGTTGATATTCAGGATATAAGGAAAGAAACAGAAGAATTATGTCAAAAAATCTTTTAA